One Oncorhynchus kisutch isolate 150728-3 linkage group LG13, Okis_V2, whole genome shotgun sequence DNA window includes the following coding sequences:
- the LOC109902344 gene encoding LOW QUALITY PROTEIN: vascular cell adhesion protein 1-like (The sequence of the model RefSeq protein was modified relative to this genomic sequence to represent the inferred CDS: inserted 1 base in 1 codon), with protein sequence MYLILLWVLILPVTAFAFYMELKPKNALLKVGDRHELQCSVKDCNEKVTISWALLEDKPVFAKIHTSGSESVAVFDPVATAHDDTLLCKGSCGESTKQQRAVVKVYSFPEAPVISGHDRLLLGQTNTLTCEVTDAYPAEHLRLEWLRGDSMLQTDAESVVSTYTFTPTPEDKQASITCRATHDQEGVPDDEKTKETSVSLTVLYAPQITSISELTVVRVGSSPTLMCHAEGNPRPEIQWKAIGPHGQAFIVGQSEELVLTEMTLVDSGQYECVASNTIGNSTASVNVIVEAPPTNTSIKVSPASKVKEGENVTVSCLSDGAPVGRMVLRRLSEDQDVALQSSNGSSTFFTLSSALLADSALYQCEAINEHGSQKVSTLLSVEAYPLEVEMVSGVMAEMGSKLVLSCLASGCPQPAFSWRSTLDMPVHSRARNQDSLSQLHLGPLGLAHEQAYTCEAKCGSVIKSKQAEVKVFSFPSDPIIENPGPFLEDGEATLYCSVADVYPASNVQIQWLDGETELHSGVGRYSSELQNVTSTLSFSVEPEDQGRRITCRVGLQMDVVHQSRRERQAVTLLELHYAPRGTTITVSPASEVKEGESVTVSCLSDGAPVGWMVLRRLSEDQDVKLQSHNGSSTSFTLSSALLADSALYQCEAFNEHGSQKASTQVTVKAPPRNTTVLVYPSTEVQEGQNITVCCRSVSFPPPXGGFEKTGQWHRALLPGWELPAGEPYAQRYRPIPGECDQ encoded by the exons ATGTATCTCATTCTGTTATGGGTATTGATACTACCAGTAACAG caTTTGCATTTTATATGGAGCTGAAACCAAAGAATGCACTTTTGAAAGTCGGTGATAGGCATGAGCTGCAATGCTCGGTGAAGGATTGCAATGAAAAAGTTACCATCTCCTGGGCTTTGCTGGAGGACAAGCCAGTGTTTGCGAAAATACACACCTCCGGGTCGGAATCAGTGGCGGTCTTTGACCCTGTGGCGACAGCACACGATGACACACTTCTCTGCAAAGGCAGTTGCGGAGAATCGACCAAACAACAGCGTGCGGTTGTCAAAGTATACT CATTTCCAGAGGCCCCTGTCATATCAGGCCATGACCGACTTCTCTTGGGCCAGACCAACACTCTGACATGTGAGGTGACAGACGCTTATCCTGCAGAGCACCTGAGGCTTGAGTGGCTGCGAGGAGACAGCATGCTCCAGACAGATGCAGAGTCTGTTGTGTCCACCTACACGTTCACGCCCACCCCCGAGGACAAACAGGCGAGCATCACATGCAGAGCCACTCACGATCAGGAGGGTGTGCCTGATGATGAGAAGACCAAGGAAACCTCTGTTTCTCTCACAGTGCTTT atgCACCACAGATTACGTCAATATCTGAGCTGACTGTTGTGAGAGTTGGCTCCAGTCCCACATTGATGTGCCATGCTGAAGGGAACCCCAGACCAGAGATACAGTGGAAGGCCATTGGTCCGCACGGACAGGCGTTCATAGTAGGGCAGAGCGAGGAGCTTGTCCTTACAGAGATGACACTGGTGGATTCTGGTCAATATGAGTGTGTGGCAAGCAACACCATTGGAAACAGCACAGCCAGCGTGAACGTCATTGTTGAAG CTCCCCCAACAAACACCTCCATCAAAGTGAGCCCAGCCAGTAAGGTGAAAGAAGGGGAGAACGTGACGGTGTCCTGCCTGTCAGACGGAGCTCCGGTGGGACGGATGGTGCTGAGGAGACTCTCTGAGGACCAGGATGTAGCTCTTCAGTCCAGCAACGGCTCCTCCACCTTCTTCACCCTCTCCTCTGCCCTGCTAGCAGACTCTGCTCTCTACCAGTGCGAGGCCATCAATGAGCACGGCAGCCAGAAAGTCAGCACCTTGCTCTCCGTTGAag CGTATCCCCTGGAGGTGGAGATGGTATCGGGGGTGATGGCTGAGATGGGATCCAAACTGGTGCTCTCCTGCCTGGCTTCGGGCTGTCCCCAACCAGCCTTCTCCTGGAGGAGCACGCTGGACATGCCCGTACACAGCCGCGCACGCAACCAGGACTCCCTCTCCCAGCTCCACCTGGGCCCACTTGGGCTGGCCCACGAGCAAGCCTACACCTGTGAGGCCAAGTGTGGCTCTGTCATCAAGTCCAAGCAAGCAGAGGTCAAGGTCTTCT cttTCCCCTCGGACCCTATCATCGAGAACCCGGGACCCTTTCTGGAAGACGGAGAGGCCACCTTATATTGTTCTGTAGCCGATGTCTACCCAGCCAGTAACGTGCAGATTCAATGGCTCGATGGGGAAACGGAGCTGCACTCCGGCGTGGGTCGGTACTCCAGTGAGCTCCAGAATGTGACATCAACGTTATCTTTTTCGGTGGAACCGGAGGACCAGGGGAGACGGATCACCTGCAGAGTCGGTCTTCAGATGGACGTGGTCCATCAAAGTCGGAGAGAGAGGCAAGCGGTGACTCTACTGGAGCTCCACT ATGCCCCCAGGGGAACCACCATCACAGTGAGCCCAGCCAGTGAGGTGAAGGAAGGGGAGAGCGTGACGGTGTCCTGCCTGTCGGACGGCGCTCCAGTGGGATGGATGGTGCTGAGGAGACTCTCTGAGGACCAGGATGTAAAGCTCCAGTCCCACAACggctcctccacctccttcaccctctcctctGCCCTGCTAGCAGACTCTGCTCTCTACCAGTGTGAGGCCTTCAATGAGCACGGCAGCCAGAAAGCTAGCACACAGGTTACAGTTAAAG CACCTCCTAGGAATACAACAGTCCTGGTCTATCCGTCCACTGAGGTTCAGGAGGGCCAAAATATCACCGTATGCTGTCGCTCTGTTAGCTTCCCCCCAC GTGGTGGTTTTGAGAAAACTGGACAATGGCACAGAGCTCTACTCCCCGGATGGGAACTTCCTGCTGGTGAACCTTACGCCCAAAGATACAGGCCTATACCAGGTGAATGTGACCAATGA